A window of Verrucomicrobiota bacterium contains these coding sequences:
- a CDS encoding glycosyltransferase family 39 protein, whose amino-acid sequence MADVQEWIHKLEQGTGTRYLKHLALFLTLLTLTASYNWRAYRNMATEEAMDSAQLARNLAEGKGYTTLFIRPLSIYLLQKASAKPAAALTPGTAQLDGLHPDLANPPAYPLVLAGLMKILPFHFEISMGKSFWNENQKFWWYQPDFFISLFNQALFFLCILLVFFLARRLFDATVAWLSATVFLLTETFWRFSASGLSTMLLLLIFLGLVWCLALLEQGAREGTRSERALVTLAALAGALVGVGALTRYSFGWLMIPVFVFLLSFFGQRRVVLCLAATGAFLVFMAPWVVRNYQVSGTSFGTAGYAAVEATSAFPGNRLERALNPDFRQVGFYDFWYKFLSNTRQIIQSDIPKIGGSWVTAFFLVGLLVGFLSPTISRLRYFLMFSLAVLVVVQALGRTHLSDDSPEINSENLLVLLAPLVFMYAVSMFLLLLGRINFPVPQARYLVIGLFLAVAGMPLIFALLPPRAHPMAYPPYFPPVIQNSARWMKESELMMSDIPWAVAWYGKRQCIWVTLNAQEEFFAINDYQKPIKALYLTPKSLDARFLTDWMRADEHSWGRFIMECLSPRHEVPPSFPLRKAPLGFLPEQMFLTDSERWVATPRQGSVPHIQQ is encoded by the coding sequence ATGGCGGATGTACAGGAATGGATTCATAAACTGGAGCAGGGCACCGGCACCCGCTACCTGAAACACCTTGCGCTCTTCCTCACGCTGTTGACGCTGACCGCGAGTTACAATTGGCGGGCGTACAGAAACATGGCCACCGAAGAGGCGATGGATTCAGCGCAACTGGCGCGCAACCTGGCGGAGGGCAAAGGCTACACCACGCTGTTCATCCGCCCGTTAAGCATCTACCTGTTGCAAAAAGCGAGCGCCAAACCGGCAGCGGCCTTGACGCCGGGCACCGCGCAGCTCGACGGCCTGCACCCGGATCTCGCCAATCCGCCCGCCTATCCGCTCGTGCTGGCCGGTTTGATGAAAATTCTCCCGTTTCATTTTGAGATCAGCATGGGGAAATCTTTTTGGAACGAGAACCAAAAGTTCTGGTGGTATCAACCGGATTTCTTCATCAGCCTCTTCAATCAAGCTCTGTTCTTTCTCTGCATCCTGCTGGTTTTTTTTCTGGCCCGCCGGCTGTTCGACGCGACGGTGGCCTGGCTCTCGGCCACCGTGTTCCTGCTCACGGAAACTTTCTGGCGGTTCAGCGCATCCGGGCTTTCCACAATGTTGCTGTTGCTGATTTTTTTGGGTTTGGTTTGGTGTCTGGCGCTGCTGGAGCAGGGAGCGCGGGAGGGGACACGCAGCGAACGGGCTTTGGTGACGCTGGCCGCGCTGGCGGGTGCTTTGGTGGGTGTTGGCGCATTGACCCGTTACTCGTTCGGCTGGCTTATGATCCCGGTTTTTGTGTTTCTGTTGTCGTTCTTTGGCCAGCGCCGGGTGGTGCTGTGTCTAGCCGCCACGGGTGCCTTCCTGGTTTTCATGGCGCCGTGGGTGGTTCGTAATTACCAGGTCAGCGGCACATCCTTCGGCACCGCCGGTTATGCGGCGGTTGAAGCCACGTCAGCTTTTCCGGGAAATCGTCTGGAGCGCGCATTGAATCCGGATTTCAGACAGGTTGGCTTTTACGACTTCTGGTACAAGTTCCTGTCGAACACCCGGCAGATCATCCAGAGCGACATTCCGAAAATCGGGGGCAGTTGGGTGACGGCTTTCTTCCTGGTCGGTTTGCTGGTGGGATTCCTGAGCCCAACCATCAGCCGGTTGCGATACTTCTTGATGTTCTCCCTGGCTGTCCTCGTGGTGGTGCAGGCGTTAGGGCGGACGCATTTATCGGACGACTCACCGGAGATCAATTCCGAAAACCTGCTGGTCCTGCTGGCGCCGCTGGTGTTCATGTACGCGGTGAGCATGTTCTTGTTGTTGCTGGGGCGGATCAATTTTCCCGTGCCGCAGGCGCGTTATCTCGTGATCGGTCTGTTCCTGGCGGTGGCCGGAATGCCGCTGATCTTTGCCCTCTTGCCGCCCCGCGCGCATCCCATGGCTTATCCGCCGTATTTCCCTCCGGTGATTCAGAACTCCGCGCGCTGGATGAAGGAATCCGAATTGATGATGAGCGACATTCCGTGGGCGGTGGCGTGGTACGGCAAACGTCAGTGCATCTGGGTCACGTTGAATGCGCAGGAAGAATTCTTCGCCATCAACGACTATCAGAAACCCATCAAGGCGCTCTACCTCACACCCAAGTCGCTGGATGCCCGTTTTCTGACGGATTGGATGCGGGCCGATGAGCATAGCTGGGGACGTTTCATCATGGAATGCCTGTCGCCGCGCCATGAAGTGCCGCCCTCGTTCCCGCTGCGAAAAGCGCCCTTGGGTTTCCTGCCCGAACAAATGTTCCTGACCGATTCAGAGCGTTGGGTGGCGACACCACGCCAGGGGTCAGTCCCGCATATTCAACAGTAG